From a region of the Bermanella marisrubri genome:
- the trpC gene encoding indole-3-glycerol phosphate synthase TrpC: MVNTPTILKTIIDRKWQEVNQRAANVSLNELQKIAKQADPVRGFHQALSNKIEQGLPAVISEIKKASPSKGVIREDFRPAEIARSYEQGGAACLSVLTDVDFFQGADEYLQQARDAVSLPVIRKDFMVDPYQVIEARAINADCILLIVSALDDGQMAELNACAKELGMDVLVEIHDARELERALKLPSPLLGINNRNLHTFEVSLNNTFDLLKDIPDDVLLVTESGITTPDDVKTMRNHNVHGFLVGEAFMRAEKPGDELRALFF, translated from the coding sequence ATAGTGAATACGCCAACTATCTTAAAGACCATTATTGATCGAAAGTGGCAAGAAGTTAATCAACGCGCTGCGAATGTCAGTTTGAACGAACTTCAAAAAATTGCGAAACAGGCTGATCCTGTTCGAGGTTTTCATCAAGCGCTTTCTAACAAGATTGAACAAGGCTTACCTGCGGTCATCAGTGAGATTAAAAAAGCATCTCCCAGCAAAGGAGTGATTCGTGAGGACTTTAGGCCTGCAGAGATTGCTCGGTCCTATGAGCAGGGCGGAGCCGCTTGCCTATCTGTATTGACCGATGTGGATTTTTTCCAAGGAGCTGATGAGTATCTTCAGCAGGCCAGAGACGCTGTTTCGTTGCCCGTTATTCGTAAAGATTTTATGGTCGACCCGTATCAAGTGATCGAAGCGCGAGCTATTAATGCAGATTGTATTTTGCTAATTGTATCGGCCTTAGATGATGGGCAAATGGCAGAATTAAATGCTTGCGCCAAAGAGCTAGGAATGGATGTATTGGTGGAGATTCATGATGCTCGTGAGCTAGAGCGAGCGCTTAAGTTACCGTCGCCATTACTGGGCATTAATAATCGTAACCTGCATACGTTTGAAGTAAGCCTTAATAATACCTTTGATTTGTTAAAAGATATTCCAGATGATGTGTTGCTGGTAACAGAAAGCGGGATAACGACACCTGATGATGTCAAAACCATGCGAAATCATAACGTTCATGGTTTCTTGGTTGGTGAGGCGTTCATGCGGGCGGAGAAACCGGGTGATGAGTTGCGTGCCTTGTTCTTTTAG
- a CDS encoding aminodeoxychorismate/anthranilate synthase component II yields MLLMIDNYDSFTYNLVQYFGELGVEVKVARNDEISIEEIEQLKPDHLVVSPGPCTPNEAGISVAAIKHFAGKLPILGVCLGHQSIAQAFGGNIVRAGQVMHGKTSKVFHTDSSVFKGLDNPFTATRYHSLVIEKDSIPECLEITAWTQNEDGSVEEIMGVQHKTLAIHGVQFHPESILTQHGHDLLNNFLKTTV; encoded by the coding sequence ATGTTATTAATGATCGATAATTACGACTCTTTTACTTATAACCTAGTTCAGTACTTTGGCGAGCTGGGTGTTGAAGTAAAGGTCGCGCGTAATGATGAAATCAGTATTGAAGAAATTGAGCAGCTAAAGCCTGATCATTTAGTGGTTAGTCCGGGACCGTGTACGCCCAATGAAGCGGGTATCTCTGTTGCGGCAATCAAACATTTTGCAGGCAAACTGCCTATTTTAGGTGTGTGCTTGGGTCATCAGAGTATTGCACAGGCGTTTGGTGGCAATATTGTTCGCGCTGGACAAGTTATGCATGGTAAGACCAGCAAGGTGTTTCATACTGATAGCAGTGTGTTTAAAGGTCTAGATAATCCATTTACCGCTACACGCTATCATTCTCTAGTTATTGAAAAAGATAGCATTCCTGAGTGTCTAGAAATTACCGCTTGGACGCAAAATGAGGATGGCAGTGTAGAAGAAATAATGGGTGTTCAGCATAAGACTTTGGCTATTCATGGTGTTCAATTTCATCCTGAGTCCATCTTGACTCAGCATGGTCATGACTTACTGAATAATTTTTTGAAAACAACAGTATAG
- the trpD gene encoding anthranilate phosphoribosyltransferase produces the protein MNIQQALNAVVQHQNLTETEMADVMQIIMTGGATDAQIGGFLVGMRMKGETIDEVTGAARVMRELATGVNIEADNLVDTCGTGGDGANIFNVSTASAFVVAAAGGKVAKHGNRSVSSSTGSADVLEAAGVNLNLKADQVGRAIEDIGVGFMFAPGHHSAMKHAIGPRKELAMRTIFNMLGPLTNPAGVSNQVIGVFNGDLCKLFAEVLKRLGSKHVLVVHAQDGLDEISLASETRVAELKDGNVTEYTIKPEDFNIESQSLIGLSVENAEQSLELIQDALGKRETNNGKKAADLIALNAGAAIYAADLSESLAEGVAMAEDAISTGLALEKLKEYAAFTRVFLEGDA, from the coding sequence ATGAATATTCAGCAAGCCCTTAATGCGGTCGTTCAGCATCAGAATTTAACTGAAACAGAAATGGCAGACGTCATGCAAATAATCATGACAGGTGGTGCGACCGATGCGCAAATCGGCGGATTTCTTGTGGGAATGCGCATGAAAGGTGAAACCATTGATGAGGTGACCGGTGCAGCTCGAGTTATGCGAGAACTGGCCACTGGCGTTAATATTGAAGCAGATAATTTAGTCGATACTTGTGGTACCGGCGGTGACGGTGCAAACATTTTTAATGTATCTACCGCGTCTGCTTTTGTTGTTGCTGCAGCTGGCGGTAAAGTTGCCAAACATGGTAACCGAAGTGTGTCTTCATCAACAGGAAGTGCCGATGTTTTAGAAGCAGCAGGTGTAAACCTTAATCTGAAAGCGGATCAAGTGGGTCGCGCCATCGAAGATATTGGCGTGGGCTTTATGTTTGCACCTGGTCACCACAGTGCAATGAAGCATGCTATTGGACCACGCAAAGAGCTAGCTATGCGCACCATTTTTAATATGTTGGGCCCATTGACCAATCCAGCAGGTGTGAGCAATCAGGTTATTGGTGTATTTAATGGTGACCTATGTAAATTGTTTGCAGAGGTCTTAAAGCGATTAGGCTCAAAGCATGTTTTAGTTGTGCATGCTCAGGATGGTTTAGATGAAATTAGTTTGGCCAGTGAAACCCGAGTGGCCGAGTTAAAGGACGGCAATGTTACTGAATATACCATTAAGCCAGAGGATTTTAACATTGAGAGTCAAAGTCTTATCGGTTTAAGTGTCGAAAACGCAGAGCAAAGCTTGGAACTGATTCAAGATGCACTTGGCAAGCGCGAGACGAATAACGGTAAAAAAGCGGCTGACTTGATTGCGTTGAATGCAGGTGCCGCAATTTATGCCGCTGATTTAAGCGAATCTTTGGCAGAGGGCGTGGCTATGGCGGAAGACGCTATTAGCACTGGACTGGCATTAGAGAAATTAAAAGAATATGCCGCGTTCACGCGTGTATTTCTTGAAGGAGACGCATAG